From the genome of Patagioenas fasciata isolate bPatFas1 chromosome 17, bPatFas1.hap1, whole genome shotgun sequence, one region includes:
- the COMT gene encoding catechol O-methyltransferase, translating to MLESSSVLLFIVFVLIFVLLLFAVLIRKNAAAALIWHEIIREKITNFIMNQSKEQRILDFVLQNAVRGDPRSVVDAIDKYCTQKEWAMNVGSEKGIILDKTVEEVNPSVALELGTYCGYSAVRIARLLKPGARLLTVEFNPEFAAVAKQTIEFAGVQDKVKILEGPSEEIIPQLKKKYEVDTLDFVFLDHWKDRYTPDTILIQECNLLRKGSVLLADNVIIPGAPEFLKYIRNNPRFQCTNYPSHLEYMKAEDAMEKAVFLG from the exons aTGCTGGAGAGCTCTTCAGTCCTTTTGTTCATTGTCTTTGtcctgatttttgttttgctgctctTTGCGGTGCTCATCAGGAAAAACGCTGCTGCTGCCCTTATCTGGCATGAAATAATCCGGGAAAAAATAACCAATTTCATCATGAATCAGAGCAAAGAACAGAGGATTTTAGATTTCGTGCTGCAGAATGCAGTCCGAGGAGACCCCCGTAGCGTGGTGGACGCTATAGATAAGTACTGCACCCAGAAAGAGTGGGCCATGAACGTGGGCAGTGAGAAAG GTATAATTCTAGACAAAACAGTGGAAGAGGTCAATCCATCAGTTGCACTGGAGCTGGGAACATACTGTGGCTACTCAGCAGTTAGGATTGCTCGGCTGCTGAAGCCAGGAGCTCGTCTTCTCACTGTGGAGTTCAATCCAGAATTTGCTGCTGTAGCTAAACAGACGATTGAGTTTGCTGGAGTACAAGATAAG GTAAAAATCCTAGAAGGCCCATCAGAGGAGATTATCCCCCAGCTGAAGAAAAAATATGAAGTGGATACTCTGGATTTTGTCTTCCTGGATCACTGGAAAGACAGATACACACCAGACACCATCTTGATTCAG GAATGCAACTTGCTGAGAAAGGGCTCAGTTCTTCTGGCTGACAATGTCATCATCCCAGGAGCTCCAGAATTCCTTAAATATATCCGCAACAACCCCCGCTTCCAATGCACTAACTACCCATCTCATCTGGAATACATGAAAGCGGAGGATGCTATGGAAAAGGCAGTGTTTTTGGGATAA